TATCCCTGCCAAATTACCGTCATCAGCTATGCGCCATCTTCCCAGGACCGTCATACAATGCTCAATCAGCATGAGAGATCACCAAAACTTCCCGCAACTGTCCAAGAACAGTCTTTTTAGTTCTGGTTCCCTATCTCGAGACGCCTCTAAGCCTCCCGCACATCCAGTTCCACTGGGATACTACCTGAAACCGGGACCAGGATAGCCCACCCCTCGTCCCGACTAACAAGTCACAACCCTGTTTGGGTTTCCAAAAAGGCGGTAATCTGATCACCTAGTTCCCTCGCAACCTCGGTCGATGGCCATCccaagccttcttctttcccNNNNNATCGGGACACACTCTCTTCACGTTTCAGTCGAGTTTAAAGCTTTCAAAACCTCCTTGTCCCGTCATAGATTTTCAGTTGCCAACGGATGACACGTCCGGGTAGCGAAGATCGGCATTCTCTTCAAGAAACTCCATCCACTTCTTGAGGAAGTTGCTTCCCCTGGTGAGCGAATTAGTAATACTTCTTTGCATGAATCTCACTATCCATCCAGCTGAGGCTGAGTTTGGGCTTCCAATCTTTCCTCCCCCGCAATCCAATCGTCCGGAGTTTAATCATCATGGGAACCAGAGGAACCACGGGACACATCTGTCGGGCGTCTTACCTCTTTACGGTTTCCGAGTCGCCGATAACAGTAAGTGATCGCTTAGGTCGAGTCATGGCCACTGCAAAGCGTTTAGTGGTTATGCATCTACGACCAAGGGGTGGTACCATGTGAACGGTGTGGTTAATCTCACCATTTAGCCGTCTCTTTTCACCCAGGAACCCTACCTCGCCATCGGGATTGCTTCGCACGAGACTAACAATGACGGCTTCCTTCTCTCGGCCCTGGAAACCATCCACGCTGCCGAGTTCGATACCGGGGAACCTCTCCTTCAAGGGGGCCAGGACACCCAGCTTGAGTCCAGGATGGTTAGATAATTGTCTCGTCCGTAATGAAAGCGAACAAGCGTATAGGGTATCTCACCTGTGCATTATATGGAGTGACCACAGCAATGTCCTCCGGACGAACACCCGCATCAACCAATTGCCCAGCATGTTGCTGCACTAATGCCGCTTCCATTTcattgctcttgctctcACTGTGTAAACTTCCCTTGCCTTTCTTCGGGTTATCCTTATCATCCTCCTCATTCTTCTCTGGAAAGTCGCCACCTTGCGTATCAATGAAAACAACAGGCTCGTTGGTATCTTCATTGTCGTGAACCTCGTAGTCCAACTCTTTCAGAAGTCGAGCCTTCActgcatcagcagcaacaagcttCGACTCGTAAAGCTCATCCGAGGGAAATCGCATGATCTTCTCATGCATTCGGTACTGCGTAGTAAGCATTTTCTTGATACTCGGGCCGTGGAGCGCTAACAACCGATCAAACAGGGTAGTCTCAAGCGTCATGCCCTTTATGACAGGTAATTCGTCGTTTTTAGACTTCACAGCCGTCTTTGAATTGAGCGACTTTATCGTCGGCGGTAATTGTAAGTGGTCGCCTGCGCAGACTGCTTTCTTCGCAGACAACAGCGGAACCCAGCACTGAGCCTCCAGCGCCTGACTAGCCTCATCAATGATGACGACGTCAAATTCCTCGTTGCGTAGTTGAAATCCACCTGCGCCGTGAAGCGTTGCCAGTACAACTTTGCTGCCGCTGACGAGGTTACTTACGCATTTGCGTTCTCGCTCACGGTACTCCTTTCGCAACTCCTTGAGGTCAGCGTAGATTGCTCGTCGTTCCTTTCCGCtcttggtcttcttgatAGATGCTTGTTTTGAGTCCATTTCGGCTCTGACGTCTTTTACTATTGCCCCTGCTTCTGAGGTGTTTGTCAAGACATCCAGGGAGTGGTTTAGGACGGATGGAAGGAGGCGCGCTGGATGGCCGAGCCGGAGGATGGGAACTTTGTGGGGTGCAAGTCGTTCGACAATATTGTCGACGGAGATATTGGATGGGCCGCAGACCAAGATTCTTTGGTTTCGTTTGATCATTTGCAGAATGAGCTCTATCAAAGTGTGTGTTTTGCCAGTCTGGTACAGGTTAGCTTGTGtcacagcaacagcaacatgtTACCACTGGGATGTTATCTTACCCCCGGCGGTCCGTGAATCAGAGCAATTTCTCTCGAAGCCAATGCAAATCTAATGGCATCCTTTTGTGAATCGTTCAACGTGGGATCtatccattcaatgttgccgaCCTCAGAGTCCTTTGCCAAATCTTGAGGCAGAGGCGACGGGCTAGAAAGCCCAAACAGAACTCTTATAAAGCTCGAGTACTCTGCCTCGCCCATCTTTTGCAACTTTTCCATAGTTTGATTCATCCTATTACCAATTATTAATAACGAAAAACATGTCCATAGTATAAGAGGGCCTCACCGTCTGTATGTCACCTCATCTGCCAACTTTACCAACCAAGCCCGCCCAGGAAACGACACCTCATCCTTGCCTTCGTCcagagcaacattgacaaaCCCCCTCTGCACCTTGGTCACTACTCCTCTGGAGCctttcttctccaactctt
The genomic region above belongs to Pochonia chlamydosporia 170 chromosome 2, whole genome shotgun sequence and contains:
- a CDS encoding DNA helicase (similar to Neosartorya fischeri NRRL 181 XP_001265670.1) — protein: MPSKDPIDVPSFASTQLALLDKELQSEVDETSQLISNHSPTGLQRAGLAITNLVVSSQRTGLGGKTVLELSPDTATSSTGELPEHGIRTGDIVLVAEQPAGSAKRREVKELEKKGSRGVVTKVQRGFVNVALDEGKDEVSFPGRAWLVKLADEVTYRRMNQTMEKLQKMGEAEYSSFIRVLFGLSSPSPLPQDLAKDSEVGNIEWIDPTLNDSQKDAIRFALASREIALIHGPPGTGKTHTLIELILQMIKRNQRILVCGPSNISVDNIVERLAPHKVPILRLGHPARLLPSVLNHSLDVLTNTSEAGAIVKDVRAEMDSKQASIKKTKSGKERRAIYADLKELRKEYRERERKCVSNLVSGSKVVLATLHGAGGFQLRNEEFDVVIIDEASQALEAQCWVPLLSAKKAVCAGDHLQLPPTIKSLNSKTAVKSKNDELPVIKGMTLETTLFDRLLALHGPSIKKMLTTQYRMHEKIMRFPSDELYESKLVAADAVKARLLKELDYEVHDNEDTNEPVVFIDTQGGDFPEKNEEDDKDNPKKGKGSLHSESKSNEMEAALVQQHAGQLVDAGVRPEDIAVVTPYNAQLGVLAPLKERFPGIELGSVDGFQGREKEAVIVSLVRSNPDGEVGFLGEKRRLNVAMTRPKRSLTVIGDSETVKRGSNFLKKWMEFLEENADLRYPDVSSVGN